Genomic DNA from Anoplopoma fimbria isolate UVic2021 breed Golden Eagle Sablefish chromosome 22, Afim_UVic_2022, whole genome shotgun sequence:
GAAGTTTGGATGCACAACTGAGACATTCATCCACGGGAGACACAGGTGTGATAAGCCGACTGTGAATAACGGCTCAGTGTCATCACACCTCATGAATCACGTCCATGCTGATTGTGGAATGTGCTGAAAAGTTTCTTGGTGTGTTTTTAGGGGTTGATATCATCCAGAAAACACAGTGCTGTAATGGAGATTAAATCCACATTTATACAGTTAATGCATGTTCTTATAAGTAGAACATATTAACAGGCgggtttttgtcttttaaactcatacaaaatgacacaaagcaTCAAATGTattgccttaaaaaaaactcagctgATGACGAGCATCAATGGAGGTGCACTGAAGTTTCCAGAGACGCCATTCCAGTTACTTTGCAAGAATTTACTGTCAACAGCTTTTTCTGTATGGTGACAATTTCCAGAACTCTCCCTAAAAAccacaaattgttgttttactCCATACACGTTAAACAAAAGAGATACAACGTGTTAATCTGTCGGTTTAAGGGTGTTGAAaggtgtatttatttatctttggacagagccagactCGCCTCTAGCCTTTATTCTAAGAGAAAGGCTGATTTTGATCCTCTCATCTCTTTCTTGGAACGAAAACACATctccaaaaatgttgaactagtACTTCAAGCATGGATGGATCtgtgttatgttttatttatatatgaattctcctgaaagcagctttaaagttaATGAAGCAAGATAGGTACATGTAAATCAAAAAGCAACACTGACCTCGATCCATGCTGTTATGTTTTTATCCTCCGCTGTCCAACGGGCCTCTTCCTGGAGGACAgtgtatatgagtgtgtgtgtgtggggtcgTGGGGGTTCCAACATACAAGTTACCGTGGTGATTAAGCTCCTCTTTCAAACTCGGGGTCTCATCCGAGGGTGGGCCCTTCTCTTTGAAACAGAGGATCTGGGCTTCAGCGCTCGTTCAAAAACCCACCGATGACAGTCGCTGTTAGGAGATGAGAGGAGCCGTGGAAACCTGTCagcctgcagagagagggagctttGAAGGTGACCCACCAATGGACACATGGAGAAAGACAGATTTGATGTCCATATCTATGTATAATGTACTTCTAGATGGATAGACACAGATATTCTACGTAGAAACAGTGGTGGGAGACAGAGGGTTTCTGACCTGTATCGTGGTCCACATGGAGGCACAAGGACGCTGTTTGTTCTTTAATCTGCTTTCTCAGACCGAGTTACTGCGGCCCTCGTGGGAATCAGACACACAACTCAATCACAGAGCTTCCAAGCACAGGAGTGAATATCAGCTTCTAGGTATATAACCTCCCATTTCAGGACACACTATGAGATGCACCATCTTCATCCGTCACTGCGGAAACACTCTCACGTGAATGGTGCTCCCATTGTGTCAAAGCATTGAAACTAATGTGTCATTTCTTGCAGGTTCTTTAGAAATGAAAAGACAGTTTTCAGTTTCCtatgagtttattttattgagaaaacaacagaatgagaaatttgaggttttttttagttGGAGCCCTGTGGGATGATAAAGTATAACTTAGCTTACCTTAAAACCCACTACCTCTacttcacaaaacaaacaacaaaaagtggCTCGTTGTATCTCTTTAGTTATAGTGTGCGTTTTCTATCTGATGCATCTCTGCCTCCCTCTAGTGGTGGGAACTAGCTACAGACGCAGCAGCAGTGGACATGAAGACGGACTCATCAAATGTGCTCTGGGTGGTTCTGCAGACAGGTGATGAACTCCTTCACCTCTCTGCCCTCGAAGCAGATCTGGTAGACCGCAGAAAACAGTGGAAATCTGTGGAAGAAGGCTCAACTTTATAGGATGTTTGCATAAGTATATATTTGAGCTGTTTTTCCAATTGGTCCAGTTTGATTAATGTGGTTTTGTTAACACAATGGAACTTTAGATAACATCATTTGATAGCCAAAAGACTAGGTAAGAGTgtttaacagtattttaaagAGGTAAAAGGACTCACGTGTTGATCATGTCCTTCTTTAGTAGGAGCTTGTAGACCTCAGCGGAGGTCTGTGGGCCCTGCAGCTTCTGCCCGTTGAGCATCTCTGCCTCCAGCTCAACGATAGACTTGAGACAGAAACAGTTTTAAGGTTGTTttcttgatatatatatattctgtatattaAAGTAGAGGTAGGTGGAGTGCTTGTCTCTGGAGATCATGACATAATGGGACTCACCTTGGACGTCCTGACAAAGGCCTCAGCCACTTTGCGGTTTCGCCCCCCGTAGCAGGTGGTGATGAGGTCGGCCACGCCGCAGCTTTCCAGGAAAGTGTCGGAGCTCACTCGGCCTTTGCAGAACAGCTTGGCAAAGGCGACCATCTCCATCAGACCCAGCCTGATCACCGCCGCCTTGGTGTTGTCTCCAAAACCCAGGCCGTCGCAGAATCCAGCACCTACCGCCACGATATTCTGCCAtgcaacattttgacttttaacaCATTGAGGCTGGATTTGAATAATCACttaatattcataatatgtGGCTGTATTTACCTTCAGAGCTCCACATAACTCCACTGTGTCACACTCTTCTACGACGGTGATGCGGAAGTTTGGAGTCTGAAGCAGCTCTTTGAAGATTTGGCCATTTGCTTCATTTTTTGCCCCTGTATTGTAGTTtatcaagaagaaaaaaagcacacattCGCTCAGTATTTGTAAAAAGGGAAGTAACGCTGTGTTTTCGTCTTTGTCTGACCACCACACAGCATTCGCTTCTCTGAAATCACCCTCTGCATGCAAGCAACGTCAGGAAAATGTTGTGCAGCTGAATGCTGAATGAAAAACAGAGTCTAACCGATTGTAGTTTCACAGAACTTCTCATCGGCCACCTCGCTGGCGATGTTGGCCCCCATTAGGACGCTGACCTCGATCTCAAGTTTCTCTCGGATGATGTCTGAGATGAGCTTCAGTCCGTCTGGACCTTCATCGATACCCTGGATGACATAAACAGCTTGTGACTTACTTAGTGCTTATAGAGCGTGATGACCTCGTGGTGATATTGTGTGTTGCTCAACTAAAAAGTCAGGTGACAATATTTTCGTGTTTCCCCTTTTTCACTGTGAGTACAGCTGACGCGTAGAACAATAACAGGATCTTACTTTGATGAGTGAGATCCCGATGGTTCCCTCCGTGATGTGAGGTTTCATCTGATCACACAGTTTGCCGATGAACTGGTGAGGGATCACAAAGACGAGGATCGCTGCTCCTTTGACAGCTTCTGTGATGTCCGGAACGGCGACCTGGAGAGGCAAAGTCAGTCCTTAAATAGAGGCAGATGATTATCAATGTGTGGAACAAATAGCTTGTGGCTCTGctgcttaaatacattaaatatactTGTATCAAAATAGACCCCTCTGAGATGCACCatcttattttctgtattttttataataattatgaataatagATTTGACAAAACAGAGcacatacatttaataaacatcCATAACAATAACCAAAAAGACCcgtaaaccattaaaaaaaagtaacacaatATTTAGTATAAGCCCTTATTGTTTCTAACCAGGTCTTAAAGGAGATTTACCATAAATGTAACAGGAAAAACctcacaaaacaaactaaaacccAATTATAGCTCATCTGGAAATATGTCAATATCATGTGACAAATATACAGCACtaaccacaacaaaaaaatcgtgatatttttcatcataaacaaatcaataattaaCATGAAGCACTATGTCTTTTCTCAGACAATGTGTCTGCTCACACACTTTGTATTTCCTGctatttattcttcttttcttttgcacttgATAGATAAGTAGATGAAATGAGCAGACAAGGAACTCTTGAAGTGTGACACAAAAGACATATGGGTCCAAGTTCTCTTATCATGGTATTGTCACATTGTTCAATCAAAGCGTGCTTCAAGAATGCATTGGTCGAGATGGCATAACCTGTTCAGACAAGATGTTTCAAAACTTAATCTTACCACATTCCTGGGCAGCTTGTGCCCTGGTAGGTATTTGACATTCTGGTGCTCTGTATTAATGATCTCTGTGAGCTTCTTCCCATCGATCATTTCTTCATAAACCCACATGTTTACCATTGGGTCGAACCGGTTGGATGCTTTGACATTGCGCCCGATTATTTTGGCAATGGAGGAACCCCTGGAGGGAGTAAAGAATATGAGCAGACAATTACTGCAAGAGCAACATCcatcagagaagaagaaagtctCATAATCCAATAAGTAGCCAAAGACGCCTAAAACACTGCAGAACCAGAACTATGGGAAACTAGAACATGCCAGAACAGGTTGAAAAGCAAGCATTGTTCAGGTTAAAGACATGTCTGCATGAAAATGGAACAAATCAAACTCCCTTTAAGAGAAACATGCGCACTGTAAATAACCACATGATGACGTCACGCTGATACATTGACCATAAAGGGTCCAAAGGTCATTATTACTCAGCAGCAGAATAATAGATCTCCATTGTTATCTGAGCAAGTATAAAAGCATGATCATGAAGCATATGGTGGTTTAAGATTAGGGCTGCGATCAAAAGGGAGATCCTCAGCATCtggacccttttttttttaatgttataaataataacGTTAAGACATTAGACATTAGACTTGCATATTGGTTGTTCGGGTCTTAATCTGCTTTATTGCAAAACCCGGTGTTCAGTTAAACATTGAGTGCATGCGCCTATAAACTAAACCggcgtttttttttctttttcttaaagatGCATTCATAAGACAGAAGTAAAGTTACCAGTTGCCAGATCCGACGATGCAGACTTTCTTTGCGGGCATTTTGAACGTGGCAAGTCGACTGAACTGTTGTTCTTTTTATCCACCGTCTATTGTAACTTCCTCATACGCCCTATGATTTCTACAACCGATtcacccctcccctctctctgcacGGATACACCACTCTGGTTCTCAACAGTGGGGATAGCATAATAACACAGTGCAACAAGTATCACAGCCATTTTAACCCCTTTTTGTTAATATTCTCACACTTATTATACAtattgcaatacaaatacactgtgcaataatagtaataatagtttagtctgtctgtatatataatatttcagttattgtggattctttacagtttttattgcttatttgctatttataatacttatttttgatcttgttttgcactataccctatgctgctgtaatcctttaaatttccccgctaataaaggattatcttatcttatcttatcttatcttatcttatcttatcttatcttatcttatcttatcttatcttatcttatcttatcttatatataacTGTTTTTGCTTTATAAAGCTGAATGTATGAAGTGAGTgcacaaagaagaaaaggaaacataATGTCCCTGATGTTCTACCGgtcatttattattaagtattgaCTGATTATTATGGGAACCCGCCCATCACGTTTTTTCTCAGCCAACCGGCGTCAACATATTTAATGAGACTTCCGGTCAAGAggtttttcaaaacaaagcGCTAATATCCGCTCCTATTTAATACACAcatcttaaacaaacaaacaaacgcatACATAAATTCATAAATGATCAGATAACGTACAATACATCACATTTTATAACAATatatgtgcaaaaaaataaaaaataaaaaatatatatatatatttttttaatatggagttgtttatctgttttatatttatttatttatttcatacagTTTAATCTGAAAATGTAGGAAAAATTAGAGTAATATTTATCTCGCTATtccttattttttaaaatatatttctaagcttttattgtgaatcaATACGCGGAAGCTTCCGCTCGCGAGCTAGTCACATGACTGGTTTCCTGCCAGAGCAGTAAATATCAGGCGAGCTAGCAGGcacagcatgctaacaggctaacaggctacTACCTGCGCTAGCATCGTTTTGACAATGTTTCACCCGACGTTGTTTGACTTAACCGGGTAACAGTTCAGCGTATGTGGGCTGTGTGTCGCGTCTCGATAAGGAATGAACCGCTGACGTCACTTTGTGTCATTAAAGAAAGGGCTCGTGGTGACTTAGCTCAGCTTAGCTAGCTTCACGGGTTAGCTTAACGCTAGCTAGCCGAGTTAGCGTCCAAAGGAGGCTCCGTTGCTAGTGAGTATGCAAGGGGAGACCACGGCTGTGCGGGTCACGGAAAGCGAAGGAAAGCTGGATGTTTTGCCCCAGACAAGGACCCCAAGCTCGGGGCGAGCAAGTGCCAAAAGCTGGCAGTACAGGTGGGTAGCTGctacatgctaacgctacattAAGCTAATTTAGAgctttaaggtgtgtgtgtgtgtgtgtgtgtgtgtgtgtgtgtgtgtgtgtgtgtgtgtgtgtgtgtgtgtgtgtttcctggtgtaaacacattgttgtgtttttattgtgtgtttggaCTGTCCATTGTTTGACCAATGTGCTCTATAGTTTATGATCAGATGTGCTTTGTAATTAGACTGATAACAGTGGATTCATTTTGACCCTTCAGCAAATCTGTGACTTGTTCatacacctgtgtgtgtgtctgtgtgtgttcatgggtGTGTACTCAGTCAAAGCTTTTTAACAAGTGTTCTTTGTCTCCTTGATAACCTCTCATGCCAGTGACCACATGGAGAATATCGATGGCTACTTGATGAAATACACCAACCTTGTAACCGGGTGGCAATATAGGTGAGTTTTAAACCTGTTCAGTATAATAGAGTATAAGAGTCCCAATCAAAGAAAGCTCTCTTATCAGCATTCACCAGCCACTTTCAGCCAGGTTCCTTGTTGTAATCCTGGCTAATCCAATCCCATTAATGCTGTGGTGGTTTGTTAAACTGACTGTAATagtggctgttttttttcaggttcTTTGTCTTAAACAATGAGGCGGGTTTGCTGGAGTACTTTGTCAACGAGCAGTCGCGGCCCCAGAAGCCCCGTGGTATGCTCCCCCTGGCAGGGGCCGTCATCTCCCCCAGCGATGAGGACTCCCACACCTTCACCGTCAACGCCATCAGCGGGGAGCAGTACAAGCTCAGGGGTGGGTAcccataaataaacatttatgtttaaaagttGTGAGTCATGTTAGCTTGTTGTTTCAGCCCTTTAATGTTTGGTTGCTCCTCTCTGAGCTTCCACTCCCATGAACAGAGCTGTTCACCTTAATGTTGCTTGTCAGCTCCTTTTTTTAACCTCCAGGCCGACTGTCATCACCATCCATCAGGTTCATACGATATTGATCTGGATGTTTTTCCATTATctcctgctgctggtggtgcagCAGCACACGGGAATCAATGCTGAGTAAGATAAGCGTAGTGGAGTAACCGTAAGGTTGTTTAGCTTTTCTTTCATGTGTGTTTCTCAGCCACCGATGCCAAAGAGAGACAGCACTGGGTGAGTCGACTGCAGATCTGCACCCAGCACCACACAGAGGCAATGGGGAAGGTAAGATGTTGTGCTTGATATGAGACGCAGATATACAGAGATGTTATGTACATAAGTAGGGAAATTATGAACTATGTTTAGACTAAATGTTAGTCAACGCAAAAATTACGGTGACCACAGTATAATAACCGCACCGTTTGTGTGATGAACCgaaatttaaatcaaacataaaaatgtgactGCCGCAGAGCGGATTTGAGCTGGACACTCTTCAATTTCCTGTTTTCCTTCCTCGTGTGCCAAAGAAGCAATCAAGCAAAGCCAGCGGCAGAGCAAAAGTCTGGAGAGttgtaaaatattaatgtttatcTAAAACTGTATCCGGTTTAACCTTGGTTGTAAGCACAGTAATCACTAGTATTGATCTATGGACCACTCTGCAGCCCACAGTCTATTGTAATGGTCTTTAGatgcacaacaacaaaaaacaaatactccCTGAATTCTTAGAAACTATGTATAAACGTTGTACATTTAATGACAAGATGAACATTTTGCACTCCACAGAGTAATCCTCCACCCAAGTCCCGGAGCTACTCTATGGCATCTCAAGGCAGCGGCAGCTCTCCCATGTCTGTACGCCGGCCCAGCCAAAATCCCAACGCCTTATTCGGCTGGTCGCAGGTCAACAAGGGCTCGTCACTCTACTCCAGCAAGAGGTCCCTGCTGCCAGACCACCTGATGGACGCCAGAGAGGTACAGCCAGCCAGAGACTCACTGCTAGCATGTTAGGCAGACTCTCAAATGTGTTGTTGATAGGAACAGCTGAGAATCTAATCCTGCACACTTGTTAACATATCACTGACATGTCAGGACCATGTCCAATTAACACTTAAACAGctgagaatatttaaaatgaattgcttttaagataatatttaaaaatgtctcaatgGTCTTTATACTGTAGATAAGATTaagaaatgaattaatttaaacgCTGTAGCTTACATCATCACACTTCCTGTAAAGGACCAAAGCAGAAACTACATTTCTGCCAAGTTTTTACTCTGCTGCTTGGCAGATATGTGGTTTACAAGTGAAATCCAGAACATCTAATCCAATTAAAATGCTGTTAGGTCTGGGAAGTGGGATGCATCTGTTATGCAACCAAGCTGTAGCCAGAAACATCTTGGAAAAACCTGCCATGGTGGAGTGCTTACAAATCCTCCTCCCACATGTCGGCatagatacacacaaacatacagagggaacattgttataattatgtcatttatatattatatttcctacgaaacacaatatatataagacttttaaagagttttaaagTAGGGTTTTTGTTGATTTAGATAAGTTTAGTCCTGAATGCTCATCTTCACTTTGACCTATTTGTGTTATGCAATTTGTCCACAAGAGGGCGCCCATGTCTTTCtcttcaattcagtttattttgtatagcccagaatcacaaattacaaatttgcctcagagggctttacaatcttacatggacatcctctgtccttccctcacatcggcacaggaaaaactcccctaaagtGGACTAAAGTGGATTTTTTGATCTATGGATTGTTGTTCTTCTCAGCTACCTTAATACAATAGTTTTCCTATTTACTAATCATAACCtttaaatggattttattttaaatagttgAGCTGAACTACCATAgctgattattttaaaagtgctgattcaaaggaaaaaaatattttccatttagtTTCTTAATTTCTTGAGCATATTGTAAGGGAGAAGGATGAGGGTTATTAGCAGGCATGCATTCTATTAAGGTTTCTTtaggttattttattgttaagatatttcaattaatttaaacaaattcaACAACAGTACCTGCACAGATAAAGTTACAAACACATAATTTTCACCCTAATAAACAAACACTCCTCATGATCCCGTTCTTCCAGATGATGACCCAGGCCCAGGGCCAACACAGAGACCTGATCCAGAGCATCGAGGGCCTGCCTCCAGCCCCCGGCTTCTCCCCTCTAGACCAGGATCTGCTGATGCTCAAGGCCACTTCCATGGCCACCATGAACTGCCTCAACGAGTGCCTGCACATCCTGCACCTGCAGCAGGTGGCCAGACTGAGAGGCTCCCTTGGAGGTCAGTGGAAGGGGGGGATTTTCTGTACATATTGAGAATCTGAATACAGTGGTTGTTGGTTCCTGTTTTCTCATGTACTGTTTGTATTCTTGCAGGTTATTCTAACATTTTCTGTCAAGCAGAAAAAGTAAATTTATGCAGAGcaactttgttttaaaagagaGCATTTCTGCCTCACACTCTGCacattaagtgtttttgtcttctaaATAGTGAGTTGTCCGTTAACTAGGGCTTCATGCGGTCCACAACAAATCCTAGTCTTGTATATGCAGACCTGCTCCCAATCTAACAGTTAGCGTCGGCCGGACAGTGgaattattttgcattattgATGGGGAACTGTACCTATTCTTACCACCTGTCTCGAAGGTAATGAGATCTCAATGGCTAAAATGTCCATCGGCAACGCTTTGACGACAGAATTCAGCTTTAAGTCAGCTTCGGTTTGGGTTTTCCCTGAGCctggaatacatttttactgcatGAAGTGTCCAACTTGCTGATATCTCGACACTTTCTACTCGGGGAAACGAGGAGAACGACCAGCTAATGCCCtacttttttcacagcagatcTCATTACTCGATGTATATTTCATTAGGCCAGAGTTAtcgcagcagccaatcagattcaATTGTCCAACGATGCACATCTTGAATTTGAATGAGATCTGCCCACcttttaaacatacataaaaaaatgccCCTCGCCATACGTGGAGGCtttagccaatcagaggagggGGATGTTTCCTGCTGGCGGGGCCAAAGTATCCTGATACCTGGTTTGTCGGAGGGGTTGGGTTACACTCTCTTGGTCTAGGACAGCGGTCGGAGGAGTAGCCATCTGTCCAGGCAGCAGCCAGGTGGTTGTGTGGCAAATGGTATTGTAGAGATACCCGTGTGTGCAGCTGTGAGTGTCGGGGGGGGATTTGGGAGGGAGGCGGGTACAGTACCATGAGCACCTCTGAACCTGCCGCCTTGCACTCCCCGTCCCCGACAGGACCCACCATCGAGTGGTTGGAGCCCAAGCTGCCCGACATCCTGAAGAACGGCAGCAGCTCCCTGGACAGCTTCCCGACAGGGGAGGGCCTGCTGGAAGGGAGCGGCCTGGAGCTCAGCAGCCCCGAGTCCTGCAGCTTCTCTGGGGTAAGACCAAGGGAACGACACTCTCTCACAGGAAGGAGCTAAGATCTACTCCGGGAAAAGTTGTACCAAACTGTTTGTTATCAGGAAGTTGACTTGTCataatttatttctctttctaaATCAGCTACAAACTAAACAGTTAATGTGTTTTGCAGAACAATCTCT
This window encodes:
- the LOC129111630 gene encoding glycerol-3-phosphate dehydrogenase [NAD(+)], cytoplasmic-like; amino-acid sequence: MPAKKVCIVGSGNWGSSIAKIIGRNVKASNRFDPMVNMWVYEEMIDGKKLTEIINTEHQNVKYLPGHKLPRNVVAVPDITEAVKGAAILVFVIPHQFIGKLCDQMKPHITEGTIGISLIKGIDEGPDGLKLISDIIREKLEIEVSVLMGANIASEVADEKFCETTIGAKNEANGQIFKELLQTPNFRITVVEECDTVELCGALKNIVAVGAGFCDGLGFGDNTKAAVIRLGLMEMVAFAKLFCKGRVSSDTFLESCGVADLITTCYGGRNRKVAEAFVRTSKSIVELEAEMLNGQKLQGPQTSAEVYKLLLKKDMINTFPLFSAVYQICFEGREVKEFITCLQNHPEHI